From Ammospiza caudacuta isolate bAmmCau1 chromosome 24, bAmmCau1.pri, whole genome shotgun sequence:
GTGCCCCTAACCTGTTAGAGGGATACCAGCTACCCCCAGCACGTTATAGAGATACCAGGAAACCCCATCCCCGTACAGGGGTGACAGGAAACTCCAGCCCCTTAAGGGAGTAAATGGGATTCTGGGTCTGGTATGGGGATAACAGGGAACCCCAATTGAGTATAGGGATGCTGAGTGCCCCTAATCTGTTACAGGGATGCTGAGTGCCCATAACCTGTTACAGGGATACAGGGTACACCCATCCCCATACATCCCCCACCCCCATCCCCATACAGGGATAACAGGAGACCCCAGCCCCTTATAGGAATAACTGGAGTTTTGGGTCTGGTATGTTGACAAGAGGGAACTCCAACTGAGTATAGGGATAACGAGTGCCCCTAACCTGTTATAGGGATACTGAGTGCCCTAACCTGCTATAGGGATACCGGGTACCCCCAACCTGTTATAGGGATACCGGGTACCCCATCCCCGTACAGGGACACCGGGTGCCCCTAACCTGTTATAAGGACACCGGGTACCCCCACCCCGTGTAGGGTTACCGGGTACCCCCATCCCCGTACAGGGATCCCGGGTACCCCATCCCCGTGCTGGGATAACAGCAgaccccagcctggcacagggctcacTGGGGACCCCCGGCAGTGCCGGTACCGGGTGTCCCAGCTCGGGGGGGTACAGCCGGTCGGCAGCCGGGGTCGGGCCGGGCGGGGGTCGCTCCGGGACTACCGTGCCCGTGGtgccgcggggcgggcggggcgcgcGGCGCatgcgcggggcgggggcggcgcggggggggcggcggtgccgcggcggcggcggcggcgatggcggcggagcggcggccgGTGCCCGGCCTGGACGAGTTCgcggggcagagctggagcGCCTGGCTGGagcgggccgggccgcccgccgACACCGGtgagggcggcggcggcggggggggctTCGCGACCGGGGCCGCGCCCGCCGACCCCCGGTCCGAGCGCCGCCGCGCGGCGGGCGGGCAACGGCACCGGGAGAGGGGAGTCCGGCACCGGGAAGCGGCAGCAGGGCATCCCGCACCGGGCAATGGGAACGGGGCATCCTGCGCTGGGAACCGCCATCGGAGCATCCTCCACCGGGCGCTGGGAACCGAGAGGAGCGGGTTCTGCACCGGCTCGTTCTGCTCTGGGAACGGAGCACCGGGAACGGGGCATCCTACGCTGGACAGTGGGAAACGGGGCACTGGGAACCCGGTACTGGGCATGAAGACCTGCCAGCCTGACCTCCAGTACCGGGAGCTGGGCGCACAGCAGAGGGTGCCGGGTctgggtgcccagggcaggattcCCAGTGCCCAGTTTGTGGTGCAGGTTGTCCTGGCATGTCCTAGGATGTTCCTGGCACTGGGAACTGGACACCTGGAATGAAGCATCCTGTACCAGCACCTGGCACTGGGaacagggcagccagagctggcacCCTGCACTGGGAATCAGACAGTGGGAATGGGCACCTTGCAATGGGAAactggcactgggaatgggcaccCTGCACTGGGAACCagacactgggaatgggcaccCTGCAATGGGAATGGGCACCCTGCACTGGGAACCagacactgggaatgggcaccCTGCAGTGGGATCCTGGCACTGGAAATGGGCACCCTGCACTGGGCACCagacactgggaatgggcaccctgcactgggaatgggcaccCTGCATTGGGAtcctggcactgggaatgggcaccTTGTACTGGGATCATGGCACTGGAAATGGGCACCTTGTACTGGGAAactggcactgggaatgggcaccTTGTACTGGGATCGTGGCACTGGAAATGGGAACCTTGTAGTGGGAAACTGGTACTGGGAATGGGCACCCTGCAGTGGGCACCagacactgggaatgggcaccCTGCAATGGGAATGGGCACCCTGCAGTGGGAtcctggcactgggaatggggcacCTTGTCCTGGGCACCTGGGATCTGTTACTGGGATCCAGATCTGACAGCCAGCACTGGGAACTGGGCACCCAGCACTGGTGACCACACACTGGGAATGTGGCACCCTTCACTGGGAtcctggcactgggaatgggcaccCTGCACTGGGAATGTGGCATCCTCCACCAGAACATGCAGAAACAGGAATGgggcacccagccctgggcaccagaCAGTGGGAATAGGATATCCTGCAATGGGTACCTGGCACCAGGAACTGGGCACTGGGAACCTTACACTGGGCATCTAGACCTGGCACCCAGCACTGAGctttgggaactgggaatgggcactTCCTGCACTGGGAATGTGGCATCCAGCACTGGGCATCTGGTACCAggaactgggactgggaacctggcactgcacagccaGACGTGGCACCTGGTaccaggagctgggcactcAGCACTGGGCACAGGGCATCCTGTACTGGGCACCCAGCACTGAGAACTGGCATGGGGCATCCTACCAAAGTTGCCCAAACATTAGGAACCTTGCACTGGACACTGGGCACCAGGAACTGGGCACTAGGGAGCCACGCTGGGCACTGGGATTCAGGAACTGGGCAGCAGGATCTCTGCAATATGAACTGGGCACCAATGTGGCACCAGGCAGCCCACTGGGAGCCCTGTACCCGTTGCTGGGTGCCCCATCCTGGATTCCAGTGGAGTCCAGTGGGCActggtgggagcagagcagtaACTGCAGAGCCTGGACTGGGAATTAGTTGCCATCATTACTCCAGACCAGACAGGAGGTACTGGGAGCCccaggtgggcactgggcaTCACATGCTGGGCACTGGGATATCCTGCCCTGGGAACTGGGCAGGGCACACTGGGAGCCAGGTGCTTCTTACTGGGAGTGTCCCAGCGAGCTCTCAACACTGGGACTGGCTGGGCACCAGTCATGGTGCATCTGAATGGGTCTGGGTGCCCAGTATGGCACAGCTAGATGGCACTGGGCGCCCATTATGGCAtggccaggcaggcagggctggttACCCAGTATGGCATAGCTAGATGGCACTGAGCACCCAGTATGGCACAGCTGGATGATACTGGGCACCCAGTATGGCATGGCCAGGCAGGACTGGGGATGGACTTGGCACCCAGTTTGGCACAGTTGGCCGGGTCACCATTGCCACTGGCTCAGTGGCCACCAGTGCCCCCCAGAAcagagcccaggcacagccagtgGGGCCACGACTGTCTGGGAACCAAGGTGACCCCAGAGTGTCACATCCTGGGACCAGGATGTTCCCAGGGGTGCCATGTGCCACACTGGGGTTTCCTCAGGgatggggctgtccccagggatgtcccatcccagcaccaGGGTGTCCTCAGGGACGTTCCATCCCAGGGATGTCACATCCTAGGAATGTCACATCCCAtactgggatgtccccaggaacatcctgctggccctgggctgtCAGGATGGGGACCCTGGAGATGGTGACACACCACAGGGCGACGTCACTCACAGGACGCTCTGTCTCTCTGGGCTAATTTTGTCTGGTTTAATTgttccaggagcagggatgccaGCACCACCCCTGTGTGGGAGCACCGGGACCGTCCGTGTGCCAGCCACTGACAGGATTTTGTCTCTGGCAGGATCAGggtcagagctggaggagaatGGCAAGAATGGCAGCAAGAAACTGGACACCATGACCCTGATTAAGGAAGGTGAGCTCCTCTCTGGGGTGAAACCCAGCATTTTGGGGCTGTGTGAGCTGGGATCCTTGTCTGCagtgcttccagcagcagcaggtgtgtGCCAGCTCACTGAGCTCTCCCCACAGACATGGACATCTTcgggcactgccctgcacaCGACGAGTTCTACCTGGTGGTGTGCAACCACTGCAGCCAGGTGGTGAAGCCCCAGGCCTTCCAGAAGCACTGTGGTGAGCCAGGGAGTTTGGGGAATGGCTGTTCCACCCCGTGGTGCTGGGAACAGCACTGGGAGTgccaccagggctggctgggggggtacagggacagggagggggctcACAGCAGTGTGAGCTCTGGTGTGGGCTAACAGTGGGGTTATCCCATttcatgccatgccatgccatcccatggatcccatcccaccgcatcccatggatcccatcccatcccatcccatcccaccccatctcatggatcccatcccaccccacccaccccatggatccatcccaccccatcccatggatcccatcccaatcccatcccatcgatcccattccatggatcccatcccatcccatggatcccattccaccccaccccaccccatcccatggatcccatcccaccccaccccatcccatggattccaccccatcccatggatcccatctcaccccatggatcccatgccatgccatcccatcccatggatcccatcccaatcccaccccatcccatcccatggatcccatttcatggatcccatcccatggatccctttccatcccatcccatggatcccatcccctcccatccctgtggcAGAACGCCGGCACGGCCCGCTCAGCAAGCTCTATGCCCGTGCCACCGCGTGCCACGTGGCCGTGAACGGGCAGCCGGTGCCCGCCAGGACGCCCGGAGCAGCCAAAGCCCTGCAGGAGAAGCTCCCTGGTGGCCGAGGgagagcccagcccctccctgagCACACGGACAAGGACAACAACCTCTGGTGAGCGCCGGCACAGGCGACAGCAATGCCCTTGTGGGGTCACTTTGATGCCACCCCCTCCTCCCCACAACTCTCTCTCCACAGCTTGTTTGTGCCCGTGGTGAACCTGGAGAAGATCCCCAGCATTCCCAAACCGGACGGGCACGGGATCAAGGTGCCCCCCAAAGCCGTCCCCACCAACTCCAAGGAATCCCTGGGGAAAGCCGCGGCTGCCGCGGTGCCCAAAGAGCCCCCGGTGCCCGCCGGGGTCGGGGGGGATTCGGCCATGCCGGAGAGCGTCCCTGCTCCGGGGGACAAGGATGTGGGGGCCCCCAAAGCGCCCCCCAGGTCCCACAGGAAGCTGGCGCGTGAGTCCCCCCTTTCCTTGCCGGCCATGGGGGGGGGCGGATGATCCCAGCGGGAATTCCTGGGGCCCAGTATGGGCCATGTCTAGCACTGGGGTAGGTACCAGGGGAGTGGCTCCCCCCTCTCCTCTGGAGGGTTGTTGGGGGGTCCCTGCCCTCCCCCCAGTTGTGGTCATCCTGTAGGTGTAGGGTCCCCACTTGGCTGATCCCAAGGAATGGGCACAGCTCGGTTTggatccccaaattcctccaaaaatgGGGGTCAAACATGTCCCACATAACAATATGGAGGTGGAACACATGCCCCCAAAATACGGGGGTCTAATGTGCATTCCCCCCAAAATATGTGGGTTAAATACATGTTCTCCAGAATAGAGGGGTTGAATatatttctccccaaaaatatAGGGGTCAAATCTTCATTCCCCCCAAAATATGGGGTTTGCATGTGTATGGGGGTCAAAGGTGTCACCCCAAAATATGGGTGGTAAATGTGTGGTCCCCCAAGATATGGGGTCCCCCCACAATATGGGGGTTGAAGTTGTGTCCCCCACAAAAATGTGAGAATTGGATATGTGACCCCCAAAAATATGGGGGTCAAATGTGCATTCCCCCCAAAATATGGGGGGTTGAATACATGTTCTCCAGAACAGAGGGGTTGAATATATGTCCCTCCAAAAATATGGGGTTTGGATGTGTATCCCTCCACAATATGGGGGTCAAAGGTGTCACCCCAAAATATGGGTGGTAAATGCGTGGTCCCCCAAGATATGGGGGTTAAACACATGTTCCCTCCACAATATGGGGGGTGAACTTGTGTCCCCCACAAAAACATGAGAATTGGATATGTGACCCCCCCTAAAAATATAGGGGTCAAATGTGCGTTCCCCCCAAAATATGGGATTTGAATACGTGTCCTCCAGAATAGAGGGGTTCAATATatatcaccccaaaaatatggGGTTTGGATGTGTGTGGGGGTCAAATGCATCACCCCGAAATATGGGTGTTAAATGTGTGGTCCCCCAAGATATGGGGGTTGAACACATGTTCCCCCCACAATATGGGGGTTGAAGTTGTGTCCCCCACAAAAATGTGAGAATTGGATATGTGACCCTCAAAAATATGGGGGTCAAATGTGCATTCCCCCCAAAATATGGGGGGTTGAATACGTGTCCTTCAGAACAGAGGGGTTGAATATATGTCCCTCCAAAAATATGGGGTTTGGATGTGTATCCCTCCAAAATATGGGGGTCAAATATGTCACCCCAAAATATGGGTGGTAAATGTGTGGTTCCCCCAAGATATGGGGGTTAAACACATGTTCCCCCCCAAAATACATGGGTGAAATATGTGTCCCCTGAAAATATAGGGGTCAAATGTGTATCCTCTGAAAATGTGGGGGTTTAATTCATGTCCCCCACAAAAATATGGGGATTGGGCATGTGTCACCCCAAAACAGGGGTTTGGAAATGTGTAACCCCAAAAATATGGAGGCTGAACCCATATCCCCCCAAAATATGGGGGCCAGATGTGTGGTCCCTCCCAAAATATGGGGGTATAACACATGCCCCCTCCCAAATATGGGGGTCAAATGTGTATCACCCCAAAATATGTGTTTCAAATGTGTGTGCCACCCCAAAATATGGAGTTTGGATGTGTGCCCCCCAAGATATGGGGTTTGGACGTATGTCACCCCAAAAGATGAGTGTTGGACACATTCCCCAAAACATGGGAGTGAAACATTCCCCcctgcccccaaaatcccagagccaattgctgctgtgcccacagaCTCTCCCAGGTGATGGCAATGCCATCAGCAGGACCTAGGTGAAAATCAGGGGTCACTCCAGAGAAGGGGCAAAATAGGGGGGGCCTCATCCTGCAGAGGAGCAAaaaggggagggagcagcacacGGTGAGTCCCTACCCCTTCAGAAcctctcagggctgctccgAGGAGTGGCTGCTCCATGCCCAGCCCCAGTGGGGGGTGTTGGGGTGCCCCCCCAGCACTCCCCAGCACCCTGTGCCTCCGTGTCCCCCCAGGTAAGGAGTGTGACCTGAACCGGCAGTGTGGGGTGCGGAACCCCGACACCAACAAGCTCTGCACCCGCCTGCTGACCTGCAAGGTAGTGGGAAacggggaggggacaccccAATATCCCAGcctgggtgttttggggggtcctgagccccctccctgctgtcTCTCCCCCAGATCCACTCGGTGCACCAGCGGCGGGAGGTGCAGGGTCGGGCCAAGGATTTTGATGTGCTGGTGGCCGAGCTCAAGGCCAGCACCCGCCGAGGGGACCCCCCAAAGGACAGGAGCCCCCCTGAGAAGGAGCCACtgcaccctgccctgcaggaccccccctcactgctgcagccccccaATACCCCTCCCTGCCGAGCCAGGCTGCCCCACTGCTTGCACCCCCCCAGGTGAGTGCCCcatgggtttggggaggggtctcctcTCAGCTTTCCCCACCTGAATTGGGGGGGATGCATGGAAAGGGCAGGAATGGGAGTGGGGATTTGTGGGGGGTTCCATGTCACCCCCTCCCAACTTGAACTGGGGGGATGTggatgggagcagggatttgggggggtcctaTCTCAGCGGCTGAATTAGGGGGATGTGGATGGGAGCAAGAATTTGGGGGATATGTGAAtgggagcagggatttggggggtcccatcTCATCAGCTGAATTTGGGGGATGTGGATGGGAGcaaggatttgggggggatgtGTCTCACCAGCTGAATGTGGGGGGATGTGGATGGGAGTAGGGATTTAGGGGGTTCTGTCTCACCACCTGAACTGGAGAGATGTtggtgggagctgggattggAGGGGTTGTGTCTCACCAGCTGAATTTGGGGGATGTGGTTTGgagctgggttttggggggggtcctgtTCATCAgctgaatttgggggggatGTGGATGGGAGCACCGATTTCGGGGGTCCTGTCTCACCCCCTCACCACCTGAATTAGGGCAAGatgtggctgggagctgggttttggggttcccatctCACCTTCCCCCCCGGCACTGGGGGtgtggcagggcagcaggaatgTGAGTGCAGAATTGTGGGGTCCAGTCTTGGCCCCTCTGCACCTCTGAAATGGGAGGGGAAGTGGATGGAAGCggagatttggggtgggggggtcCCATCTCTCCCCACCTGGATTGGGGGGCACATTGTAGGGACTGGGAGTGGGGATTTAGGGGGGCTGTATATTGTCTCACAGTGACCCCCCCAGTATCAGGCACCCCAAAagttcctctcttcctctctctggTGCAGGGCCCGCCTTTCCTCTGCCAGTGACCCTGAGGATGCTCCAGCCACctctggggaggggggcacaggaggcctccccctgcccctgcccctgcccaagGGGGGCAGCCGCGTGTCCAGCGAGGAGAGCGAGGAGGAGGGGGCTGAGgagcccccccgggcccccctGCGCCCACCCCGGCCTCAGGCGGTGAGTGAGGGGACCCCACAACagggcagggacccccaaagCCACCAGTGATCCATCCATGTGGGACCCCAGAGTGGGgcaggaacccccaaatccaccagCAACCCATCCATGTGAGACCCCAGAGTGAGATGAGACCCCCAACTCCACCAGTGACCCATCCATGTGAGatcccagagcaggacagggacccccaaatccaccagCAACCGATCCATGTGggaccccagagcagggcagggaccccAGAGTGGTGCAGGAACCCCCAGCTCCACCAGTGACCCATCCATGTCAGACCCCAGAGTGGGGTGAGACCCCAcagtgggacagggacccccaaatccaccagTGACCCATCCATGTGAGACTCCAGATTGGGGCAGGGACCCCCAACTCCACCAGCAGCCCACCCATTTCagaccccagagcagggcagggacccccagctCCACCAGTGATCCATGTCAGACCCCAGAGTggggcagggacccccaaatccatcagTGACCCATCCATGTGagaccccagagcagggcagggacccccagaaTGGTGCAGGGACCCCCAACCCCACCAGCAACCCATCCATGTGGGAACCCAGAGTGGGgcagagacccccaaatccaccagCAGCCCATCTATGTCAGACCCCAGAGTAAGGCAGGGACCCCCCAACTCCACCAGGGACCCATCCATGTCAGACCCCAGAGTGGGGGTGAGACCCCAGGGTGGGGCAGGGACCTCCAAATCCATCAGCAACCCATCCATGTGAGACCCCAGAGTGGGGCTGGGACTCCCACCTCCACCAGTGACCAGGCCggggcagggacccccagctccccccatGACCCATCCCCGTGTCCTGTTCCCGGCTCTGTGCCAGGTGGGTGGTTGAGGCAGGGTTGTGGGGGGGGCTGCAGTGACCCTGGCACGGTGCCCCCCCAGTTCTGCACCTTTGGCAGCCGCCTGGTGACCCCGGGCTGTTACGTGTTCGACCGGCGGCTGGACCGGTTCTGCGCCGCGCTGGGctccatgctggagcagcacctCAGCGCACACAGGTGGAGGTGAGGGGGGCCCAGGGGACCAGGCCTGGactttggggtccccagggtcCCAGCATGGTGTTGGGATtgagggggaggaagggagagggGATCTGGGGAGGTTTGTTGTACCCCCCCTCATTCAAAGTGAGCAGGGTAAGGTGGGGGTGCAGGGATTTGAGTGGGAAATGAGGGGGGCTCATTTCACCCCATTCTGATCCAAACTGAGGAGGATAaggtggggatggagggatgtgAGCGGGGATTTGGGACCCCCTCCCTACCTGAATTAGGAAGGATTGGGGGACAAAGATGGGAGTGGGGACTTCAGTGGTCCCATTTCATCACCTTCTCACCCAAACTGGGAAAAGACAAAATGGGGATGCAGTACTGAGAGCAGAGATTGGGGGGGTGTCTGTTCACCCCCTCCTCACCTGAATTGGGGTGTAATGGAGATTTGAGGGGATGTCCTGTTTCACCCCTTCCCATCCAAGCTCGGGGGGACAAGGTgggatgcagagctgggagtAGGGATTTATGGGGGCTCCCATCTCACCTTTCCACACCTGAATTGGGGAGGACAAagtggggctggagggatgggaatggggatttggAGGGGTCCAGAATGGGGAGTGGGAGGGGTCCCATCTCACCTTTCCACACCTGAATTGAGGAGCACAGggtggggctggagggatggGAGTGGGGATTTGGAGGGGTCCTATCTCACCTTCCCACACCTGAACTGGGTAGGATAAGGTGGGGTTGGTtggagggatgggaatggggttTTGTGGGGGCTCCCATCTCACCTTTCCACACCTGAACTGGGGagcatgggatggggctggagggatgggaatggggatttggAGGGGTCTGGAATGGGGATTTGGAGGAGTTCCATCTCACCTTTCTACAACTGAACTGGGGAGGACAGggtggggctggagggacaggaatggggattTGGAGAAGTCCCATCTCACCTTTCCACACCTGAATTGGGGAGCACAGTGTAGGGCTGGAGGgatggaaatggggatttggagGGGTCCCATCTCACCTCTCTTCCCTGAACTGGGGGGATATGGTTGGGAGCAGTTTTGGGGGCTCCCCATCTCACCCAccccctcccttcccacagGAAGATCCCTCCAGCCGTCGTTCCCCCTCTTCAcctgcccgcagccccccccagccccgctgcgCCCCTTTACGGCCCCGCAGCCCCTTCCCCGCCGCTCCGGAGCCTGTCTGCGGCCGGGGGCTGCCGGCTCCCCACCAGCCTCACCTACACCGTGGGGTCC
This genomic window contains:
- the ATXN7L2 gene encoding ataxin-7-like protein 2; the protein is MTLIKEDMDIFGHCPAHDEFYLVVCNHCSQVVKPQAFQKHCERRHGPLSKLYARATACHVAVNGQPVPARTPGAAKALQEKLPGGRGRAQPLPEHTDKDNNLCLFVPVVNLEKIPSIPKPDGHGIKVPPKAVPTNSKESLGKAAAAAVPKEPPVPAGVGGDSAMPESVPAPGDKDVGAPKAPPRSHRKLARKECDLNRQCGVRNPDTNKLCTRLLTCKIHSVHQRREVQGRAKDFDVLVAELKASTRRGDPPKDRSPPEKEPLHPALQDPPSLLQPPNTPPCRARLPHCLHPPRARLSSASDPEDAPATSGEGGTGGLPLPLPLPKGGSRVSSEESEEEGAEEPPRAPLRPPRPQAFCTFGSRLVTPGCYVFDRRLDRFCAALGSMLEQHLSAHRWRKIPPAVVPPLHLPAAPPSPAAPLYGPAAPSPPLRSLSAAGGCRLPTSLTYTVGSPPAAAACSQPECGGGGSQSITSPLPANTPSPSFSKLPPGKASRSPRARDAEPRPWQPPPRAGSPPYKRTCLGDSVKGKNQGLAPPGKTKLTPPASPSIAILNGTPRVRRPPPGQPCRAPPAARDPQTPPLPPGLGLGVPPRGLSEDEVKKRKNAATYCRALKGKAAPGLPGPPGPPGPGSSGSGGSVRRKKPGTPLGFEEKRSALKSKAH